The genomic region ACCGCCTGTGCGCAGGCGGTGGCCTGGCCGGGGCTGGCGCGCATGTCGGTGAACGTCTCGCCCACCCAGTTCCGCCAGGCGGGCTTCCTGGAGGTGGTGGAGGCCATCCTGGCGGAGACCGGGCTCGCGCCGCGGCGACTGGAGCTCGAGGTCACCGAGAGTCTGCTGCTGGTCGACACCGAGGTGACCTTCGCCACGCTGACGCGGCTGCGCGGGCGCGGGGTCTCGATCGCCATGGATGATTTCGGGACCGGTTATTCGAGCCTCGGCTATCTGCGTCGCTTCCCCTTCGACCGGATCAAGATCGACCGATCCTTCGTGCGTGGCCTCGGCAGCGACCCGGAAGCCGCCGCCATCGTCAATGCCGTCATCGGCATGAGCCATTCGCTGCGCATCGGGGTCAATGCCGAGGGCGTCGAGACCGCGGCGCAGGCGAAGCTGCTGCGGGCCGTGGGCTGCGAGGAAGTGCAGGGCTATCTCTATGGCCGGCCGCTGGCGCCGGAGGCCTTCAGCAAGGCGTACCTTGCCGACACCGATGCGGCGGCGCTGCCGGCCGCCTGAGCGCGGCTGCCGCATCGCCTGAGAGCGTGCGGCGGGGCTGTTCCGGCCCGGGTGTCCGGGCAAAGGAATCATCAAAGCCCCTGTTGAAATCTTAATTTATTGAAAATTATCGAGGCGCACGCCGACCGCGGCATGGCCGTGCCCGTTCCGTCGCGCTGGCATTGACGCATTAATATATTAGTGTAGAAGCGATCCTGCGTTGGACAGGGCAGGCCGCCGATCGGGTGGTCTGCCGACGGCGGAAGGGTCGCGCGGATGGGTGTTGCGTGTGATGTCCTGCTGGCTTCCCCGACCGGGGGTGGCGTGGACCGCGCGCCATGCCGTCGCGTGCTTCCGGGCTTCGCCGGCCGCGCGCTCCCCCATCGCCGCATCCGTCCGTGCCGTTCCCCGGCCCCGGCCGGAAACTGGCAGGAATGAACATGTATCAACAGGTCTACGCCCCGATTGCGGGATCGCTCGGGCTCAGCTCGGCGTTCGCGGCCTTGCCTCTGGTGACGATGTTCGTGTTGCTCGGCGGCCTGCGCTGGTCGCCCCATGTGGCCGGGCTGTGCTCGCTGCTGGTCGCGGGCGCGGTCGCCGTCCTGGCCTACGGCATGCCGCTCGACGTCACCCTCAACACCGCCGCCTACGGCGCCGCCTTCTCCATCCTGCCCATCATCCTGATCGTGATCAACGCGATCTGGATCCAGAACATGATGGTGCGATCAGGAAAGTTCGAGGTGCTGCGCCGGACCTTCGGCGTGCTCTCGAACGACCTGCGGGTGCAGGCGATCATCATCGCCTTCTGCTTCGGCGCCCTGCTGGAAGCGCTGGCCGGCGCCGGCACGCCGATCGCCATCGCCGCGGTGATGCTGGTGGCGCTCGGCATGGATCCGCTCAAGGCCGCGGTCTGCGCGCTCGCCGCCGACACCGCCCCGGTCGCCTTCGGCGCGCTGGCGGTGCCCATCACCACGCTGGCCGCCGTCACCGGCGAGCCCTTCGAGCTGCTCGGCGCCATCGTCGGCCGGCAGACCCCGGTGATCTCCGTGTTCGTGCCGCTGGTGCTGGTGTGGATCGTCGACGGCCGGCGCGGCATCCGCCAGGTCTGGCCGGCCGCCCTGGTCAGCGGCCTGTCCTTCGGGATCGCCCAGTTCGTCTGCTCCAACTACATCTCCGTCCAGCTCTCCGACGTGCTCGCCGCCCTGGTCGGCGCCGGCATGCTGGTCGGCTTCCTGCAGGTCTGGCAGCCCGATGAGACGGTGGAAGCGCAGATCCCTCTCCGCCGCGCGCAGCCGGTGGGGGCGGCGGTGGCCAGCGACGCCGAGCTCGCCCGCGCCGACAGCACCGGCGACCGGCTGCTCGCCTTCCTGCCCTATGTCGCCATCATCGTCATCTTCACCCTCGCCCAGATCGGCGCGGTCGACCGGCTGCTGAGCGTGGGCCTGGTGAAATTCCCCTGGCCTGATCTGCATATCCTCAACGGCGCCGGCAAGCCGGTGGGCACCATGCTCGCCCTGCCGCTGCTCTCCGGCACCGCGC from Rhodovastum atsumiense harbors:
- a CDS encoding L-lactate permease, with protein sequence MNMYQQVYAPIAGSLGLSSAFAALPLVTMFVLLGGLRWSPHVAGLCSLLVAGAVAVLAYGMPLDVTLNTAAYGAAFSILPIILIVINAIWIQNMMVRSGKFEVLRRTFGVLSNDLRVQAIIIAFCFGALLEALAGAGTPIAIAAVMLVALGMDPLKAAVCALAADTAPVAFGALAVPITTLAAVTGEPFELLGAIVGRQTPVISVFVPLVLVWIVDGRRGIRQVWPAALVSGLSFGIAQFVCSNYISVQLSDVLAALVGAGMLVGFLQVWQPDETVEAQIPLRRAQPVGAAVASDAELARADSTGDRLLAFLPYVAIIVIFTLAQIGAVDRLLSVGLVKFPWPDLHILNGAGKPVGTMLALPLLSGTAPLLLLAGLLTAPFLGLSAGETWRAYRETLWQMRWMVPTVFFVLAVAFVMNLSGQTITLGRWLANTGHAFAFLSGAIGWIGVAITGSDNSSNALFGAMQVAAAKETGLSPALLAAANSAGGVLGKMISPQSLAIGAAAVGIIGREGDIFRASLFWSVVLTLALCLLVWLQATPVLSWMLP